The segment TGATGAGAGTAATTTTCCCAGCCAGGGTGACAACTTTTAAACTCAGCCGCCAATTTTCCAGGATGACTGCCTGGCCATAACGGTTCCTGGGGGGAAGGAGCTCCACTGCCGTAAACGCTCGGGAAATCAGCGCTTGCACCTGCATTGTCAGGTTTGGCGGATCAACCATCAACAACTGCGTATCCATAGAATTGATCGATATTTTCCCAGCGCCATCGACATTGAGCCGAACGGAAATTTGCCCGAATGCGTTTATGTTTTCCATGGCCAGCGAAATTATAATGCGCTGAAGTTTTTGGCCGTATTCTTGGGTGAGTTGTGAGTCCAGCTCAAACAAACCGATCCTTTTCAATTCTTTTTTTTGAGGAATATCTGTGGTACTGCTCTGGACTGACTGGGTTTTCTGCATGTTTTCTGCGGCCAATCGTGCCGCTTCCGCTTCTTTTTGCTTATTCACTATTGCTTTTTGCTCTTCCTCAAGCCGCTGCCGCTCCTGCTCTTCCCGCTGTTTTTTAGTTGCCTCCGCTTTCAGAAACTGGTTTTTTGCCGCGATTGCTTGTCGTTCTATTTCTTCTTGCACTATCCTTTTATTTTTAGCCTGTTCTGCAGCCAACCGTTGCTTCTCCGCTTCGTTGGCAGCCAACTGTTCGCGTTTTTTTATTGTTTCCGGGTCTTCTGGCTGCGGTTGAATGATTTTCGTTTCGGGAAGTTTTAAGGGCGTTTCACGCTTGTCCCCGCCAGGGGGAATCTCCCCTACGTTGGCATTATTGCTCTGTTTGTTCCACACCACTACCACAATCAACATCACAACTACCAATGAACCCACCAGCCAGGGGACCAGGCGATGGCGGTTTTTTCCGACAGCGGCCGCACGGTCGCGGAAATTGTACGCAAGGGTTTTCAGGGGGATGGTGTGACATGCCTTATCAGTCTCCGGAAGTGGACCGGACGGTTTTTTTATCTCGGATGGCTTTTGGAACTCACCGATCAATCCGTCGATCAACCTCTGCAATTCGCCACTAGAAGCTACCCGTTGCTCCGGGTCCTTGGCCAGGAGTCCTTCCAGAAGCGGCTGGTAGCGTGACAGGGAAGCGGGCAGGACCGGAAGGGGTTCATTCATCTGCTTCATACAGACGGCGATGGGATCGGTGGCTTCGTAAGGCACTTTGCCGATGAGCATTTCGTAAAAGACGATCCCCAGGCTATAGAAATCGGCCCGACCGTCGATGTCAGCACCGCGGATCTGTTCGGGGCTCATATAATGTGGTGTGCCCACCCACATGCCGGTGCGTGTCAGTTTTGTCGTGGAGTCCAGCGCCTTGACGATGCCGAAATCGGTCAGGACAGGAGTGCCGTCCTCGCGGAACAGGATGTTGTCGGGCTTGATGTCGCGGTGGACGAACCCTTTCTGGTGGGCGTAATCCAGGGCCTGCCCCATAGTGAGCATGATGCGCAGGGCAACATCGGGTGCCAGCGCTCCCTGCTTAAGCCGCTCCTTTAAACTTTTCTGCAAACACTCCATGACGATATAGTGGCAGTTGCGCGTGGCGCCCACGTCGTAGATATGCAGAACATGCTGGTGGCTCAGTTTGGCCGCGGTCTGCGCCTCCTTGACGAAGCGGGCGGAAAAACTCGTGTCGCGAAAAAGATCGGGAATGATTACCTTGATAGCCACCCTGCGGTCCAGGTTTTCCTGCACTGCTTCGTATACGTCGGCCATCCCGCCCTGGCCCAGCATTTTAATGATTCTGTATCCCGGGATCACTGGAAGATCATTCATAATCATTCCTTTTTTGTATCATTGCCGCCTGTTTCACAAGTATCAAATTCTTTAGTCGCTAAAAAGGCTTGAATCATGATTTTCCCATTATCTTTTAGTTTTCACTATAATTATTTTCTCATTTATTGTCAAATATTCAATCTTCCCGCGCCTACCTGGTCGGGTTGATTATTTTCGCAATCAGGGGAATGTCGTCGGGATCAGCGGCGGCGAAACAGACGCGCTCGACGCCGGCCGGGATCAGGTCGTAAAATGATTTCAATTCGTTGAGGTGGATCGGGGCGCTGCTGCGCCAGTTACGCACCTGCAGTTTGACGTCCAGTTTGGATCCCCAGATTCTGAGGGCCGCCTCCAGAGTGGCTCGGAAATGGCTGTGGCTTGGCCGGAAACTGGATAAAAACAAGCAAAAGGTAGAAAAGCAAAAAAGCACAAGGTTATTCACCTGTCCTCGCCAGGCGTAAACCAATGCTGCCGCCATAATAATCGGGGTTAATGCGGTTGCGAGCGGCGCTACGAACATACTGGGCTTCGTGGAAAAAGCAACCACCCCGCATCACGCGTTGGGTGCCGCTTACCGGCCCAGTCGGATCGGTCTGATACTCACCACTATAGTACCCATCCCAGTCCTGGCACCACTCCTCGACATTACCCAGCATATCATATAAGCCCCAGGCATTAGCCTGCTTTTGGCCAACCGGATGGGTGTGCCGCCCGCAAGGGAGGCCTGAATTGGAGTGCCGATTTCTAATTTACAACTTTAATATGACATAGTGAAAAGAATTAACAGTTGTCAACGATATAACCAAGCGATGGTACAACTACTTGTTGTAAGACTTGTGACAATAAAAACAATATAATGCCCCTCTTCACCTTCCATCGCCAATGAAACATAGACATGATTTACAATTGCAGCCACCCCATTCCGAGTGTATCCTGACGAAGGAATCGATATATCTTCAAGTGCGATGCCTGGTTGGGGGCCAAGATCAATTATTCCCCTTTGACCAAAATTATTCGACCAAAATCCAGATCCACTTGAAGAATAATAGAAATCACCTCCAGTGCAGTAACCACGTGATCCATTAGAAAAATCATAACTCTCTCCATTATACAGTGTAAGAACGGATGGTGGTGAAGGTGGTTCAATAATTAAAAAAGCATTATCGCTTCTGTCATTCACGGCTGTATTAGCAATATTGCTGACAAGTACAAGGCAAGTTGAAGAAAGAGCATTAGGAACAGTCCAGGTATAATTCCCATTGTTGGACGATGATCCTGAGATAAGATTCCAAGACGATCCATTGTTTGTCGAATATTCGATTTTCACGTTGGCAATTGATCCGGTCGAGGCCCAAGTTATATTGTGATTTGTCCCAACGCGCCATTTCTCACCGCCATTGGGCGAGGATACCGTCAGGGTGAGCTTAATGGCAGAAACGTCCAACACATGGTCCCTGTCCATGGTTACGAAACCACTGGCCGAAACCACGGCATTGTCGAGCTTGACTTGCAGACTGCCATAGTCCGCTTGGGAACTGTAGCTGTAATTGATGACTTGACCCTTGGTGTAAATAGTCGTAACCCCCGGGAAACCGATGGTACCAACGCCAAGGTTAACCGTCAGGGTTAGCTTTTTTTTCTTGGTCAGCAGCACAATTAAGACAACCACTGCACCAACTCCCAATATGACCAGAAGCAGGGGGAATTTCTTTTTTTTCTTCACCACCGCAGAGGCGCCCTGTTTCGGCATCTCAACGGCCTGTGGCTCGACCTTTGGCTGTTGTTCTACGGTCTTGGGTTCGCTCTTCTTCTGCGGGATGACCGGCTTTGTAGTCGTCTCGGCCGCGACGGGAAGGTTCCCGGCCAACTGCGCCTTGGCCTTCATCACCCGTTCCCTGAACCCGTAGTTGGACGCGTCGCGGTCGAAACCGGGAAGGGTGGAGAAGACCTTGAGCAATGCTTCGTCACATTTGGGGTCATCGCCAACCTCGTAGTATATATTGGCCAGGAGGTACCAGGCGGCGGCCAGGTTCGACTTCTGCTCCGGCTTGGCCTTGATTTCGCCGATGTAGATATCGAGCACCTGCACCGCCTCGTTGTACTTGCCCTGGAAAAACAAGGCCTGGGCCTTCGACAAAGGCGTCTCCGCCTGGCTATACACATAATCATTGAACAGCACCAGGAAAGAAAACGCCACAAGGGTCCCCAATGCCAACAGTTTTTTCAGCATATCAATTCTCATTTAGCTCTCCGGATAACCGGTCTGCAGATAGCCGTTTTCGCATACCTGAATGTACGGATAATACCCAATCAAAATAAATTTTTCAAATTGCAAATTGTAGCGACTATCTTAAAACTGCCCCCTTGCCTGCAGCGTTTCTTATAGAAAAAACCAGTCGGCGGTCAAAGAAAAAATCGCATAAAATAAAAAGCCAATTATCTGTTGGTTTTACTATAATTACTTTCTCGTTAATTGTCAAATATTCAATCTTCCCGCGCCTACCTGGTCGGGTTGATTATTTTCGCAATCAGGGGAATGTCGTCGGGATCAGCGGCGGCGAAACAGACGCGCTCGACGCCGGCCGGGATCAGGTCGTAGTAGGATTTAAGTTCCGCCAGGGGAATCAATTCGCTGGTCTGCCAGTCTCGCACCTGAAGCTTGACCACCAGCCTGGACCCGAAGCATTGCAGGGCGGCGGCGGTCATCCTAGCAAAATAGTCCTTGTTATCGGCCTCATTCAGGTTCAGCTCGCTTTGGATCTGCCGCTGGTAGGCCATCAGGTAGAAATAGTCGAGCGAACTCGCGGCCAGGGCCGGCAGGTCGTGGGCGTACCAGGAGCGCCCCTGCTCCGGAGCCAAGGGTATTTCGTAATGGAGGTTCATGCCGATTTTCAATTGAGGATTGAGCGCCTTGCAGGCGACGATTATTCTGTCAAGCAGCTGCGCCACCCGTTCGCACTTCAGCCGCTCCCAGGCCCGGCTTTGGACGCTGTTGCCCTGAGCCATCAGGTGCTCGTCGGCGGGCCAGCCGGTGGCCCGGGCAAAACAGGCCTTGCCCCAGTTGGAGAAGCCCTCGCTGCGGCGCAACACCAGGTCGTCCTGGATCAGGATGCCCTGGACCGGCTTTCGCGCCAGCTCGCTAAACATGGTGACGATGATCCGCTCGGCGTCGGGATTGAACAGATCGAGCTTGGGAATAATGCGCCTGTGACCGTCCTGCCATTCCAGGTCCAGGTAACGGGAATCGTTGAACCATTTGAAAAAACGGCCGCCCATCCAGGCCCAGAGCCCGACCTCGTTGCGTCCGAAACGTGGCGCCCAATCGTCCAGCAGCGGCCGCACCACCTTGAAGGAGGAGTTGGCAAAATAGAGGCCGCCATTTTTTTCATCGTCGCTGAACACGCGCACGATGAGCTTGGCGAAGCCCTGGGCACGCAGGAACTGCGGATCGGGGGGGGCGGGGTAATCGTTGCGCCGCAGTTGGATCTCATGGCTGCGGACCGGCACAGCCCCTAATCCCAGGCTCAACAAAAGGCAGAGGCTACAGAACCAGGTTCCAGGCATCGGAACTGTATTTATCGGCCAGCGCCGCCAGCTGCTGCTGGTCTTCCCGGCTGAATTCCAGCGGGGAAAAATCGCCGCCGACAAAGGACCGGAAACTCTCCACCAGGGCGGCGGTCAAATCCTCGCAGCTGCGCCCGGAGATGTCGCTCCAGGTAGTCATGCTGCGCGCGAGCAGCTCGGGGTTGAAATTGGCGCCGGCGGCATGGCGGTCATAGTTCATCGTCAGCGGGATGGAGCCGTGCTGCAGCAGGGCCTGCTTGTCCCTTTTCTGGGCCGAGCCGATTATTTTCCTGCCGTTGACCTCGATTTCGTTGGGAGTGGGAAATGAAAAACAGGGATTGTGGCTACGCGAAAGCTCGGAGGGGCTGCCCTGGGAAAGGACGGCTTCCACACCGAGTGAACGCAGGGCTTGGACAAGCACCCGCGAAATCAGCAAGTAGGATTGGTGCAGGTCGTGTTCCTTGAAGAACAGGTCCTCGGACGAGGCGATGGCGTAGGTAATCTCATGATCGTGGAGCACGGTCTTGCCGCCAGTGATGCGCCGCACGTAATCGCAGCCGTTCGCTCTGATGAAGTCCAGGTTCAGGGCCTTGGCGGCTTTCTGGGAAACACCGGTCGAGAACGTCGGCCGCGCCCACGAGTAGATCCTGAGAAATCCGCATCGTGCTTCATGGCACAGCCGGAACAGGTATTCGTCCCGAGCCATGTTCTCGGCCGCTGGCCTGGGTTCCGTCTCCAGCAGCAGGAACCAGGAGGGCGTCTTCGCCCCTCCCCTTGTGGGAGAGGGCATTACTTCTTGCTTTTCAGATAGGGGCTGTGGTGTTCGCCGGTTTCGGCCGGCTGGGTGGCTTCACCCGTCCCTTTGTGGGACTGGGTGGCGGGAGCCTCATCCCGGCCTTTGCCTTTCTCGTCGCGGCCGTGCATTTCGATATTGCCCTCGAATACGCCGCTGTCGGCGATGACCACCCGCGGCGCGTTGATGTTGCCGTGCAGCACGCCGGAGGGGACGATCTCCACCCGCTGGCCGCCCTTGACGTTGCCGGTGACCTTGCCCTTGATGATCACTTCCCGGGCGCTGATTTCGGCTTCCACGTTGCCGTTCACGCCGATGATCAGCCGATTCTTGACGTTGATGCTGCCCTGGACCTTGCCCTCGATCAGGATCTCGTCATCGGAAAATACTTCGCCCTTGATCAGCAGGGTGTTGCCGATCAAGGAAGACTGGTTGGCGGAAGCCGGCGCGGCCGGGGCGGGTAGCGACGGCTCGGGACTTTTTTTCTGGGAAAATACTGCCATGGGAACTCCTTAGATCAAAACTGGAAAAAAGCGGGCAACGGGATTTGAACCCGCAACACCAAGCTTGGGAAGCTTGTACTCTACCATTGAGCTATGCCCGCCCGCGTTCATTTTTTTGGCGCCTTTTTTTCTTTTTTCTTTTTTTCCTTGGGCACGAACTGATAATCGACGAATTCGAGGATCGCTGTCTCGGCGCCGTCCCCTTTGCGGAAATCGCTGCGGATGATGCGCGTGTAGCCGCCCTGGCGGTCCATAAAGCGCGGGGCCACTTCATCGAAGAGCGTCTTCACAGTTTGGCGCTTGAAAAAGTAGGCGAACGCCCGGCGCTTGTCGGCCAGGGTTCCCGACTTGCCCAGGCCGATCATCTTTTCGACGATGGGCTGGACCGCCTTGGCCTTGGCCAGGGTGGTGGTGACGCGGTTCTTTTCGACCACGCTGGCGGTCAGGTTGCGCAGCAGTGCCCGGCGATGAGCCGGATCGCGCCGCAGTTTGTATCCGTCCTTGGCATGTCTCATGTTGCTAGTCCTCCATGACCTCGATGATGTTTTTCTTCTGGAACTTTTCCTTGAATTCGGAACGCAGGGCCTCGGGGATTTTCTGCCCGAGACCGAGGTTGTATTCGGTCAGCTTGCCGATGATCTCTTCGAGCGATTTCTTGCCGAAGTTCTTGGAGTTCAACAGTTCGTGCTCGGTCTTCTCCACCAGTTCGAAAATGTAGTCCACGCCGAGGCGCTTCAGGCATTTCAGGGCCCGCACCGACAACCCCATCGATTCGACGGATTTTTCCAGGTACTCGGTCTTGCTTTCGATGTCGGCGTCGCCTTCCTGCTCCCCGCCGACCTTGAGCTTTTCCTTATCCGGATAGTCGATGAAGACCACCAGGTGCTCGCGCAGGATCTTGCCCGAGCGGGTCAGGGCTTCCTTGGGCGAGATGCTGCCGTTGGTCCAGACCTCGATGGCCAGCTTCTCGTAGTCGGTGGTCTTGCCCACGCGCGACGGCTGGATGGTGTAATTGACTTTCTCCACCGGGTTAAAATTGGCGTCGACCGGGATGAAGTCGACCGGTAGCGTCTCGTCGAAATTCTGGTCGGACAACTTGAAACCCAGACCGCGCTTGATGACGATCTCGGCCTTGAACTTGGCGCCATCTTCCATGTAGGCCAGATGAATGTTCTTGTCCAGGATCTCGATGCTGCCGTCGGTGACGATGTCCCCGGAAAGGATCTCGCCCGAGCCCGTCTTGTCGATGGTCACCACCTTGCTCTCGTCGCCGGTCATCTTGAGCGGAATGGTCTTCATATTTAAAATGATGTTCAGCACGTCTTCGTAGATTCCCGGGATGATCGAAAATTCGTGCAGTACGCCATCGATGCGGATGGCGGTGATGGCCGCGCCTTCGATCAGCGAGAGCAGGACCCGGCGCAGGGAGATGCCGATGGTCGTGCCGTAGCCGCGTTCGAAAGGCTCGGCGGTAAAGCGTCCGTAATTGGGAGTCAATTCCTCAACATCCAACTTCCGGGGGCGCTGGTATTTCAAATTCATGAGTCCCTCCTTATTTCGAGTACAGCTCGACGATCAGGCGTTCTTCGATCTCTTTCAGGGAAACGTCATCACGGCTGGGAAGAGCGTTGACCTTGCCGCTGAAAGTA is part of the Candidatus Aminicenantes bacterium genome and harbors:
- a CDS encoding serine/threonine-protein kinase, producing the protein MIMNDLPVIPGYRIIKMLGQGGMADVYEAVQENLDRRVAIKVIIPDLFRDTSFSARFVKEAQTAAKLSHQHVLHIYDVGATRNCHYIVMECLQKSLKERLKQGALAPDVALRIMLTMGQALDYAHQKGFVHRDIKPDNILFREDGTPVLTDFGIVKALDSTTKLTRTGMWVGTPHYMSPEQIRGADIDGRADFYSLGIVFYEMLIGKVPYEATDPIAVCMKQMNEPLPVLPASLSRYQPLLEGLLAKDPEQRVASSGELQRLIDGLIGEFQKPSEIKKPSGPLPETDKACHTIPLKTLAYNFRDRAAAVGKNRHRLVPWLVGSLVVVMLIVVVVWNKQSNNANVGEIPPGGDKRETPLKLPETKIIQPQPEDPETIKKREQLAANEAEKQRLAAEQAKNKRIVQEEIERQAIAAKNQFLKAEATKKQREEQERQRLEEEQKAIVNKQKEAEAARLAAENMQKTQSVQSSTTDIPQKKELKRIGLFELDSQLTQEYGQKLQRIIISLAMENINAFGQISVRLNVDGAGKISINSMDTQLLMVDPPNLTMQVQALISRAFTAVELLPPRNRYGQAVILENWRLSLKVVTLAGKITLI
- a CDS encoding formylglycine-generating enzyme family protein yields the protein MRNRHSNSGLPCGRHTHPVGQKQANAWGLYDMLGNVEEWCQDWDGYYSGEYQTDPTGPVSGTQRVMRGGCFFHEAQYVRSAARNRINPDYYGGSIGLRLARTGE
- a CDS encoding lipoate--protein ligase family protein, with amino-acid sequence MPSPTRGGAKTPSWFLLLETEPRPAAENMARDEYLFRLCHEARCGFLRIYSWARPTFSTGVSQKAAKALNLDFIRANGCDYVRRITGGKTVLHDHEITYAIASSEDLFFKEHDLHQSYLLISRVLVQALRSLGVEAVLSQGSPSELSRSHNPCFSFPTPNEIEVNGRKIIGSAQKRDKQALLQHGSIPLTMNYDRHAAGANFNPELLARSMTTWSDISGRSCEDLTAALVESFRSFVGGDFSPLEFSREDQQQLAALADKYSSDAWNLVL
- a CDS encoding polymer-forming cytoskeletal protein; translation: MAVFSQKKSPEPSLPAPAAPASANQSSLIGNTLLIKGEVFSDDEILIEGKVQGSINVKNRLIIGVNGNVEAEISAREVIIKGKVTGNVKGGQRVEIVPSGVLHGNINAPRVVIADSGVFEGNIEMHGRDEKGKGRDEAPATQSHKGTGEATQPAETGEHHSPYLKSKK
- the rplQ gene encoding 50S ribosomal protein L17; protein product: MRHAKDGYKLRRDPAHRRALLRNLTASVVEKNRVTTTLAKAKAVQPIVEKMIGLGKSGTLADKRRAFAYFFKRQTVKTLFDEVAPRFMDRQGGYTRIIRSDFRKGDGAETAILEFVDYQFVPKEKKKKEKKAPKK
- a CDS encoding DNA-directed RNA polymerase subunit alpha encodes the protein MNLKYQRPRKLDVEELTPNYGRFTAEPFERGYGTTIGISLRRVLLSLIEGAAITAIRIDGVLHEFSIIPGIYEDVLNIILNMKTIPLKMTGDESKVVTIDKTGSGEILSGDIVTDGSIEILDKNIHLAYMEDGAKFKAEIVIKRGLGFKLSDQNFDETLPVDFIPVDANFNPVEKVNYTIQPSRVGKTTDYEKLAIEVWTNGSISPKEALTRSGKILREHLVVFIDYPDKEKLKVGGEQEGDADIESKTEYLEKSVESMGLSVRALKCLKRLGVDYIFELVEKTEHELLNSKNFGKKSLEEIIGKLTEYNLGLGQKIPEALRSEFKEKFQKKNIIEVMED